The Candidatus Melainabacteria bacterium RIFOXYA2_FULL_32_9 sequence TCCTTGATGTAGGAGATATTATTGGAGCATCAGGAACTGTCAGAAGAACTCCGAGAGGAGAGTTAAGTTTAAAAGTTAAAGATTTTAAAATACTTGCTAAATCTTTATTACCACTGCCTGAAAAATGGCATGGCCTTACAGATGTGGAAACACGTTATAGGCAACGTTATCTGGATATGATAGTAAACCCTGAAGTTAGAGATACTTTTCGTAAACGCAGCTTAATTATTAAAGAAATAAGAGATTATCTAACAAACCATGGTTTTCTTGAAGTAGAGACTCCAATGCTTCAAACTATAGCGGGTGGGGCTGCAGCAAGACCGTTTATAACTTATCACAATACTCTTGATATGAAAATGTATTTAAGAATTGCTCCAGAACTCCATTTAAAAAGATTAATGGTAGGCGGACTCAGTGAGAAAATCTTTGAAATAAACAGAAACTTTAGAAATGAAGGTATTTCTCCAAAACACAATCCTGAATTTACTATGCTTGAACTGTATCAGGCTTATGTTGATTACAATGAAATGATGGTTCTTACAGAAAATTTAATTAGTTATGTTGCTCAAAAAGTTCTTGGAACCATGATCCTTGATTATCAAGGAAAACATATTGACTTAACTCCACCATGGCAAAGATTAACAATGACAGGTGCTATTAAGAAATATACTGATATTGATTTTAGTCAACTTCTTTCCCAGCCTGAGGCTGCAGAAGCTGCTGAAAATCTTGGTGTCGAAATAGACGAAAATGACTCCTGGGGTAAAATTTTAGACAAAGTATTTGAAGTTAAAGTCGAACCTCACCTTATTCAACCTGTTCATATAATTGATTATCCAAGAGATATATCACCTTTATCTAAACCACATAGAGATAATCCAAGACTTGTTGAAAGATTTGAAACAAGAGTTAATGGCTGGGAAATAGCTAACGCGTTTTCAGAGCTTACAGATCCAATTGATCAGAAAAGACGTTTTGAGCAACAAATGGAAGCTAAAAAAGCCGGTGATGAAGAAGCTCATGAAGTTGATGAAGATTATATTACAGCTCTTGAATATGGACTTCCTCCAGCAGGTGGTCTTGGAGTTGGTATAGACAGGCTTATTATGCTTTTAACCAATTCAGCAAACATAAGAGATGTAATAGCTTTCCCAACAATGAGACCTAGAAATCCTTATGTTCATCCTGAAAAAGATGAAGAATAAATTTTTCTCATAATTTTAAAAGAGACTCGTTATAAATAACGAGTCTCTTTTATCTTTAAACTTTAAAAGATGAGTACTTTATTATTTATGCTTGTTTGTCTTGGTCTTCATTTTCTGTCATTATTTTGCGCACTAT is a genomic window containing:
- a CDS encoding lysine--tRNA ligase — its product is MRLQKLNDLADKMINPYPYTFDRTASAQELHDKYVDLQPGEEVSEYYNVAGRIMAMRNSGMFIDLMDSSGKIQLFTHKDNVPEDKIAILKLLDVGDIIGASGTVRRTPRGELSLKVKDFKILAKSLLPLPEKWHGLTDVETRYRQRYLDMIVNPEVRDTFRKRSLIIKEIRDYLTNHGFLEVETPMLQTIAGGAAARPFITYHNTLDMKMYLRIAPELHLKRLMVGGLSEKIFEINRNFRNEGISPKHNPEFTMLELYQAYVDYNEMMVLTENLISYVAQKVLGTMILDYQGKHIDLTPPWQRLTMTGAIKKYTDIDFSQLLSQPEAAEAAENLGVEIDENDSWGKILDKVFEVKVEPHLIQPVHIIDYPRDISPLSKPHRDNPRLVERFETRVNGWEIANAFSELTDPIDQKRRFEQQMEAKKAGDEEAHEVDEDYITALEYGLPPAGGLGVGIDRLIMLLTNSANIRDVIAFPTMRPRNPYVHPEKDEE